The genome window taattcctttttgGTACATTCCAGtagcattaattttgtattaatgttTTCTATCACCTGGtaactctgttttatcatgaaacgTAGATTAAAATTATCCACGTAGTTTATTCCATACCAAACACTTTAAGttgcagaaaatcataactctttaaccgtaactccaaatttagtgatctcaatcctacgatctcgttacgatgtgTAGAATATTATCATTTATTATATtcctctgtttggtgtgatgctaATTTAACTTGTACCATGTttatttgtattgttgcgagtagacgaacaagcaaccgaggactccgGTACTCAGCGGGTGGAAAATACTGAgcgggagctcattgaaggcaagttgtgcccttgaccacttttatttacccaataatgttctctttaATCACTATGACATGTTTAGGCTTAATTTTAATggaacccaataggtcaccctggtCTGATTTACCCAATGCCTTGATCACcattgaacttttgggtagtcttgctattgttatatgtggttttgggtgtggaGATAAATTTGACAAATGATCattttttattattactgttgattatttattgttcatggtaACATtactgtgttaattggaacatggagaaccatccGAGAAAACAGTACTACCACAAGGgtagaatgggacacccttggccaagtaattaggaaaactATGGAGATATTACCTTACAAGGGGCAAGTGGGGAGGCGTCGctacagagtatagggaggttctcgggtcggatTGTCTAGCTTTTCGGacggggattcctatgcttctttCTTCCTGAATCCCTAGCGGGTTTTCTCGAAATAGTGGAACTTTAGAAATGTCTTGTAGTGctcccctgcctcgtctcctcggtagagatgaatgagaCTTCTAGACCACTTGACAAATGAGtagcatggcttgtgggtaaagatgtgcaacctctgcaaagtgtaaaattggtatatcagtcgtgctcacgatcatgagctgctctgacactcacatgattaatgtaGGAAAGTAAATTTAATTTGTTATTTGCATcgtattgtggtttattattaattctgATATACTATTACATTGGATTGGTatacacttacatttagtaactcctAATAAAATTtggccaacttattaaaagcaatgtttAGCTTTCCCTTATTTATTGATCTTACACTTCACATAAACTCCCACATTTAGGTTCATACATATGTGATTTATAAACcctcacaggtgaagagcagataGTCCATAAGAAGGTCTACAATGAGAAGATCTAGCATATTATTCCTCACAACCTGTTTCTTTTGTGAGCTTATCTAGGTAGCACCTCCTAGTCAGCTTCATAACACAAGTAATAattattagttcgctttattgttctCATTTATTTTTATAAGACACTTCCTCTATGTaataatatttgtgacatttatatcTATACACTTGGCCATTATATATATTGTTCTTTTTTGACGCACACATGAGACCCATTATATATATTATTCTTTTTTGACGCACACATGAGACGcagccggctttatcccttaaatctgggtgtgaaagCTTAGCACAGTTTAACAAATCGCAGTTAACAACAAGAAAAGCTCCTGTCCACCTGATTTTGATCGGTTTCAGATTACCATATGAAAGCAGTGCCTAGCACACTACCTTACACCAATAAAGTCAGCATCAAAAAGTTATATGGACTAAAGGACCTGTTTGTATCGCATAAATCAAAACCAATATCTGAAAATCGAAACAGACAGGGCTCTCGCAGGTACATCTCATAAAAATCCCAATTTCTGAAATACATGACACATCGCTGTCTTAACAAACCACAAAGGCTCGGACACCCAGTCTTAACAAACCTCAAAACATCAGACGAGTTCTTGGACGCATCTGTGGCTCAAAAAAACACATTTTCAATAAAAGAAACCTAGAACCTTGCCACCAACATTCTTACGGCGGGCCTCCTCATGGTCCATAATTCCAGCAGAAGTTGTTAGGACGATGTAGCCAAACTACACCAGTCAAAGAGGCACAGTTAGCACTGGGGTCAAAGTGTACAGACAAACTCTAATCAGATTTTGTAGAGACAGCAGCCTGGACTAACCTGGCGAGATGGAAGAAGCCTCGCCGTCCATCCCTCGATCTCcttaacacctacatcaaaacgtGGGCTAATAACACCACATTTATTCAGTCTTCCATTCAGCTCCACCACGATCTTCCCAGCTCTGTGGTCATCCACGTACTCGAACTCGCCAATGTAACCTAATATAGAACAATAATAATCAGGGGCGTATCCTCAGAATGAAGCAATTCAAATGGGCATAAGGTTGAGGAGGGCTAACCATGGCGCTGCATGACCGTCAGGAACTTGATGATCACCTTGGATGACGGCCTGATCATGACCTGACGTTTCCCTATCTTTTCAGCATTGTACATGGACTTGAGAGCATCATTGAGCACGCTGACCCTCACCATGCTGTCCTTTTACCTGAACAAAGAGATACAGTTGTAAGGGTCTCATGCCAGACACAGACAAGAATATCAGAGGAAACAGCCATTTGCATTTATGTAACACAACCAAAGGTACAAGTAACCATGCCGCTACATCAATGAAAAACAATGTAAAGGTTTGCTTGTTTAGTACAAACATTCATCTAACGAAAAAGACTCATCTGGTGCTATACTAAAAATCATGTAAATAAATGCATTCTAAAGGAGATACCAAGCTTAACCACATGACCTATACAGTTGAAAGTTAGTACTCAGAAGAAAGGTAACAAAATAGTACGTACAAAGCCAGACCAATGTATGAGACAACGTAAGGCTAATAACAGGATATCCATGATATCGGCTCTAGTGGTTGTAAACTACTCATCACATGTGTATTAGTTCGTTTCATCAATGAGATCGTGCAGGATAAAGCTTTAGTTCATAAACAACATACCATTAAATTAACACTAGCAGTATTCCACACCCTTCATCGTCTAGTTTGCAATTAGTCTGCTTTGATCAACAAGAACTAGATCCTGAAGAATGCCCCATCTAATTACCACAGCTAAATTGATATTATAATAAGCAGTCTTGTGCCGGGTCTAATCTAACCTACAAAACAGCTGACCAGCAAGCACCCAACCGGTGCCTAATGCAGACCGACAACCAAAGTACGGTATCTCTCAGCATCAAACACCTACATCATGATGTACTTGTTCGCTAACTAAGTATATAGCCTCCCTGGACATTCCATCAGGACAGCATATCAGTATTGCAAGACAAGCTTCACGGATAATGCACAAGCAGAACACACTATTACAAGAGACGCTTCACGGATCATGCAAAAACAGAACACACAGAAAACAATACAGAGTAACAGCCTCGCACAGGAGCATCGGGAATCAATACAAGCAATCACGTCAAAGCAGAAGGCGCATGAAAAGCAACCGCAATTCCCACAAATCCTGCAAGGACGCAGCTACCACGATTTGTGGGGAGAAGAATGTGAAGCCTAGTTCCTAGTTTGAGCACGCATGGGGCAGAGGGGATAAATCATGAAGCCGACGAGGTGCGTGCGACGACACCGTCGTCCTCCATCGCTAGACCCATCCGCAGCACCTGCCCCGCTCTACTAGCTCATCGCGAAACCAAACAAAAGCGGATCTGATACTGATACAGTTCATGGGTGGAGGGAAAGGAACGTGGAGACTAACCTCGACGGACGGCAGGACCGAGAGGAGGGCGCAGCGGCGGCGGGGGGCTCTGGAAGCAGATGCGATTAGGGTTTTTGCCCAGCGGAAGCGACAGGCGGTGCATCTTATATTGCAATCGGCCTGGTGGACGCAGGCAGCACAGACACAAGCCTTGCTGGGCCAAGTCACCGTCCAGCAAGCTCAAAAAATCCCATGGGCTGTCCAGCAAGCCGAAGAATCACAACCCAACTTGACAGATAGAaaagttggcccggccgacctatGTGCTCACTGCTCAGGGCTCAGCGTGACCGGCTCTGTTACTCTGTAAGTAGTACCAAGGCTAAATTCGGCCTGGGCGGGCCCGCTTGTCGGCCTGATCGGCCTCTCCAACGCTGTCATCGCTCCATCGTACCTTTAGTTGTTTAATAACTTAAATGAGTTAAGGGACAAACAAACATCACAGattactaggtatatgcccgtgcgttgcaacgggttaTACTAATGCAGGCATAGGTCATTGTTTAGTGAGGTAATCAATCGACAGGGTGACACTTGTGTATGTATAGGTCATTGTTTAGTGATGTTATCAACCAAACTTCATGTGTCGGGTCGACATGCGAGGGAGGTGACATTGGGAGGTAGGCTCGGGGGGCGGGTGTGTGGGACCGCGAATTGCATCGGGAGGCAGATTGGAGGGCGTTAGGTGGATGGAGGCCACGACATGTGGAACGTGGCGCGGTTAGAGCGAGAGGCGGGAAGAGGTGGAGGAGGCCGGGTGCGGACAGTTCTGCCAAAGTGGCCttaggcgagtcgtgactgcgtctgctACTCGAGCTTGGCCTCGGATGAGTCGTGATTGTGTCTGCTGCCCGGGCTTGGCCTCGGATGAGTCGTGACTGCCTGTCCCGCTCGGGCTTGGCCTCAGACGAGTCGTGATTATGTCTCTCGCTCGAGGGTGTcctcaggcgagtcgtgactgcgtctcccaccGGGCTTGGCCTTGGGCGATTCTTGACAGCCTCTCCCGCCCGAGAGTGGTCTCGAGCGAGTCATGACTGTGTATCCCACCGGaggatggcctcgggcgagttgtgACTACTTGTCTTGCCGGAGGTTGGCCTTGGGCCAGTCGTGACTGTCTATCCCACTCGTAGATGGCCTCGAGCGAGTCATTACTGCCTGTCCCGCCCGCGGATGGCCTCAGGCGAGTTGTGACTATCTGTCCCACCTGAGGATGGCCACGGACGAGTCGTGACTATGTCTCCCGCCAGGGGTTGCCCTTGGGCGGGTCATGACTGCATGTCCCACCCGAGggtggcctcaggcgagtcgtgactgaTTGTCTAGCCAGGGCTTGACCTCGGTTGAGTCGTGACTGCATCTCCCGTTGGGGGTTGGCctcgtgaaagtcgcctagagggggggtgaatagggcgaaactgaaattctcaaaaataatcacaactacaagccgggttagcgttagaaatataaacgagtccgcgagagagggagcaaaacaaatcgcaagcaaatgaagagtgtgacacgcggatttgttttaccgaggttcggttcttgcaaacctactccccgttgaggaggccacaaaggtcgggtctctttcaacccttccctctctcaatcggtccctcggaccgagtgagcttctcttctcaaatcacttgggaatcaaacttcccgcaagggccgccacacaattggtgcctcttgcctcaattacaagtgagtgtttgatcgcaagaaagaatgcgaaagaaaagaagcgatccaagcgcaagagctcaaatgaacactacaaatcactctctctagtcactagggctttgaatgaagttgggagaggatttgatctcttttggtgtgtcttGCAATGaaagctagctcttgtaaggtggttggaaggtgaaaacttggatgcaatgaatggtggggtggttggggtatttatagccccaaccaccaaaagtggccgttgggaggctgtctgttcgatggcgcaccggacagtccggtgcacaccggacagtccggtgccccctgccacgtcatcactgccgttggattctgaccgttggagcttctgacttgtgggccctccagggtgtccggtgcacaccggacatgtactgtttgctgtccggtgtgccagcatgggcgattctgactcctgtgcgcgctgcgcgcgcatttattgctccgcagagagccgttggcgcggagatagccgttgctccggagtcgcaccggacagtccggtgcacaccggacagtccggtgaattatagtggactagccgttggagtttcccgaagctggcgagtttctgaggccgacctcccttggcgcaccggacactgtccggtgtacaccagacagtccggtgaattatagccgagtcgcctccagaaattcccgaaggtggcgagtttgggtctgagttcccctggtgcaccggacatgtccggtggcacaccggacagtccggtgcgccagaccaggggtgccttcggttgcccctttgctcctttgttgaatccaaaacttagtctttttattggctgagtgtgaaccttttacacctgtataatctatacacttgggcaaactagttagtccaaagatttgtgttgggcaattcaaccaccaaaattatataggaactaggtgtaagcctaattccctttcaatctccccctttttggtgattgatgccaacacaaaccaaagcaaatatagaggtgcataatttgaactagtttgcataatatgagtgcaaggttgcttggaattgagccaatataaatacttacaagatatgcatggattgtttctttcatttttaacattttggaccacttttgcaccacatgttttgtttttgcaaattcttttgtaagtccatttcaaagatcttttgcaaatagtcaaaggtaaatgaataagagtttgcaaagcattttcaagatttgaaattttctccccctgtttcaaatgcttttcctttgacttaataaaactccccctaaatgagatccacctcttagtgttcaagagggttttgatatatcatttttgaaatactactttctcccccttcttgaacataatagaataccaattgaaaatactctttgaaaaactaagtttttgaaattggtggtggtgcggtccttttgctttgggctcatactttctccccctttggcatgaatcgccaaaaacggaatcattggaGCCCatgaagtactatcttcccctttggtcataattaaatgagttaagattataccaaagacgaagtccggtccttttgctttgggctcttactctctcccccaaagacaaggtccttttcttggagcgatggcgaaggatgagttacggagtggaagcctt of Zea mays cultivar B73 chromosome 8, Zm-B73-REFERENCE-NAM-5.0, whole genome shotgun sequence contains these proteins:
- the LOC100280177 gene encoding putative ribosomal protein S8 family protein isoform X1 — its product is MVRVSVLNDALKSMYNAEKIGKRQVMIRPSSKVIIKFLTVMQRHGYIGEFEYVDDHRAGKIVVELNGRLNKCGVISPRFDVGVKEIEGWTARLLPSRQFGYIVLTTSAGIMDHEEARRKNVGGKVLGFFY